From a single Pyruvatibacter sp. genomic region:
- a CDS encoding CpaD family pilus assembly protein, translated as MDVFFNLRTVGFAILALGLTACANLGQNGPLQATNISERHPITVDTQAATLMIDVAPDSVSLSDDDIARIDGFAARYKARGDGPMVMSIPTGAPNRGAASRAAAEVETRLDALALGARDVRLSHYRASGAASNAPLILSFTQHVATPSPCGNWSQDYAFNPRNTASPNFGCAARNNLAVMVADPGDLVAPRGMDPADAQRRDDILERYRAGETTQSERSEEESGAVSQVNQN; from the coding sequence ATGGATGTGTTTTTCAATCTTCGTACGGTCGGCTTTGCCATACTGGCATTGGGCCTCACCGCTTGCGCCAATCTTGGTCAGAATGGTCCGTTGCAGGCGACGAACATTTCCGAACGTCATCCGATTACGGTGGATACACAGGCAGCAACGCTGATGATTGATGTTGCGCCAGACAGCGTGTCGCTTAGCGATGATGATATTGCGCGCATTGACGGCTTTGCCGCGCGATACAAAGCACGTGGTGACGGGCCAATGGTCATGTCCATTCCCACCGGCGCACCCAACCGAGGTGCTGCGTCGCGGGCAGCTGCAGAAGTTGAAACACGTCTCGATGCACTTGCACTGGGTGCGCGCGATGTACGCCTGAGCCATTACCGCGCGTCCGGCGCAGCCTCTAATGCGCCCCTCATTCTGTCGTTCACTCAGCATGTGGCAACGCCAAGCCCATGTGGAAACTGGTCACAGGATTATGCATTTAACCCACGCAATACGGCGTCACCCAATTTTGGCTGCGCAGCACGCAATAACCTCGCGGTGATGGTGGCTGATCCCGGAGATCTTGTTGCGCCACGCGGCATGGACCCTGCGGATGCACAACGCCGCGACGACATTCTTGAGCGCTATCGCGCCGGTGAAACAACCCAGTCTGAACGCTCGGAAGAAGAATCCGGCGCGGTCAGCCAGGTCAATCAGAACTGA